Sequence from the Coregonus clupeaformis isolate EN_2021a unplaced genomic scaffold, ASM2061545v1 scaf2636, whole genome shotgun sequence genome:
ctttgttatataccatttgttggcaatgacacaggtcaaacgttttctgtaagtcttcacaaggttttcacacactgttgctggtattttggcccattcctccatgcagatctcctctagagcattgatgttttggggctgtcgctgggcaacacggactttcaactccctccaaagattttctatggggttgagatctggagactggctaggccactccaggaccttgaaatgcttcttacgaagccactccttcgttgcccgggcggtgtgtttgggatcattgtcatgctgaaagacccagccacgtttcatcttcaatgcccttgctgatggaaggaggttttcactcaaaatctcacgatacatggccccattcattctttcctttacacggatcagtcgtcctggtccctttgcagaaaaacagccccaaagcatgatgtttcccacccccatgcttcacagtaggtatggtgttctttggatgcaactcagcattctttgtcctccaaacacgaccagagttgagtttttaccaaaaagttctattttggtttcatctgaccatatgacattctcccaatcctcttctggatcatccaaatgcactctagcaaacttcagacgggcctggacatgtactggcttaagcagggggacacgtcttgcactgcaggatttgaatccctggcggcgtagtgtgttactgatggtaggctttgttactttggtcccagctctctgcaggtcattcactaggtccccccgtgtggttctgggatttttgctcaccgttcttgtgatcattttgaccccacggggtgagatcttgcatggagccccagatcgagggagattataagtggtcttgtatgtcttccatttcctaataattgctcccacagttgatttcttcaaaccaagctgcttacctattgcagattcagtcttcccagcctggtgaaggtctacaattttgtttctggtgtcctttgacagctctttggtcttggccatagtggagtttggagtgtgactgtttgaggttgtggacaggtgtcttttataatgataacaagttcaaacaggtgccattaatacaggtaatgagtggaggacagaggagcctcttaaagaagaagttacaggtctgtgagagccagaaatcttgcttgtttgtaggtgaccaaatacttattttccaccatcatttgcaaataaattcattaaaaatcctacaatgtgattttcaggattttttttctcaatttgtctgtcatagttgacgtgtacctatgatgaaaatttcaggcctctctcatctttttaagtgggagaacttgcacaattggtggctgactaaataattttttccccactgtatatagtatttTAATTTTtgttcagggggtgctgcagcaccctcagtacCCCTACTTCCCGCTGCTATGCTAAAATATGCTAaacataattaaaaaataaaggaCCAAATGACCCCATGTCTTAACTTAGTTTGAGAAAACTACGGGATAGGCTGAGTTATTGACAAATCAAATATCAGATTTTACATGTCCATTTAAACCACTGTAAATCCACTGTAAATAGTGGCATATCAACTTGTAATCGCTATCATGGACGTCCCTAAAATGAACCACACTTGATTTTTGGTATTGATATCTCATAAAAaacaaggaaactattaacaactCATTCTTTGCATATGTAACACTAATGGTGAAAATCATCTGCAGTCATCTTCTCCTCATTAACCATAGGTCAGACTCACTCCAGATTGCAttgttatccaactgatcttgTGTCCTTTCTGTCATTCTGTGAACCCTGTTCATTGCTGCTTGCAGCTATATTTCTGTTTGTGATTTATGTCTAAACTTTGTCTCAACCTGTTTCTCATGTTGGTCATCTACATTGAAACAATCCTACACGCTTTTGTTCCACTTGGCTGTAATTGAAAGTTCTTCAGTCTGTCCAAAGATCATGAGATATCTCCTCATGGGAATCCAATAAATCTCTCTTGGCTGTTTAATCCAAGTCTCTTTCAGTAACGTTCTATGCATATTTGATTCTAACAGTGATGGCCTATGACCGGTATGTCTCTATTTGTAAGCCCTTGCAGTACCACACCATCATGACTCCTAATATATatcactcaaattcatagacatggctatggatgcaaggactgaccctccatgatatcaaaatcatagttttaaccatgttttgaggctgtacagtgtttgtttacaggtatattgtttataaacaatggagtgaaacaagcttatattttgggttctgatggggtacgacagttgactaagctcatgaggcattcatATGTTATATCTtttaagaatcaatgggtgtatatcattcatttaaaagTCTGAAAATGTATTTAGcaagattgcccctttaagtgaACCCAGAAAATGGGAATACAGTCAAACAAACACAACACGTCCCTGATCTCAAATGAAGTAATAAAAATACATCCTTAATTAATACCACTGGGTGACATCTCTCTAAGACATTGCTTTAATTTGGAAAATACTAAAAATACTCATGTCACTTATAATATGGTGAAGGTATAAAAAGGGGCTAAAACGTTTCATGCCAGCCAACATTTTCTCCTTGGAAGACTGTTCATTTTAGAATGTTCTCATCTTTATCAAATTAATTCTGTCAACCCCGGACACCAACTCCAGTGTACTAACCTGATGGTAACTATTTTGAAGTTTGtacattttctaaatgtttattttattaatCTGTTTTATTATTTCTAAAACGATGTCTGATAACTGCTGACTATAATTGTCTTTTTACTCAGGAAATATGAACCAAACGGTCTTACATAGCACTATATTTTTCACTGCATATGGACCTCCAGGCCCACTCAACTACGCAGCTTTTTTCTTAACATTTTTGCTTTTCTTCATTACAATATTTGCCAACCTCAGTCTCATGCTTGTAATCTACTTAGAATCAAGCTTACACAAGCCCATGTACATATTTCTGTTCAACTTGGCGGTGAATGGACTGATTGGGAGTTTATCCGTCTGTCCGAAGATCATGGACAATCTTGTTAATGACATAAAGGGCATCTCTCACGAAGGTTGTATATTGCAGGTGTTTTTCTGCAGTGTATATGCAGCGTGTGCTTACGTTATTCTAGCAGTGATGGCTTATGACAGGTATGTCTCCATTTGCAAGCCATTGCAATATCATAGCATTATGACCCCTTCTAAAGTGAAGATGTTGTTAGCCTTGGTATATTTTATTCCCATAACCATGCTCACTTTTCAAATGTTTATCACTTCAAGGCTCCCTGTGTGCAGCTACAACATCAATAAGCTTTTTTGTGATAACCTAGCAGTTGTTAAACTCTCCTGTGCTGAAAGTGCACTGAGTAACCTGTATGGTATATGTCTCATAGGAAGCCTAGTGGTTTTACCTTTTGTGTTAGTTGTGCTCTCATATGTAAAAATATTACTTGTTTGCTTGAAAGCCTCAAAGGAGTCACGAAAGAAGGCTTTTAATACGTGTGCTCCCCACTTGATCACTTTCATCAACTTCTCTACAGCCATACTTTTTTCTGTTATTTACAACAGGCACAGCACAGCAACCAGAGAGGTTAATGTATTCATATCAGTGCAGTTCATTCTGTTCCCACCACTGGTACACCCTATCATATATGGTATTAGGACCAAGGAGATCAGAACATGTATTGCAAAAATTATAAGAACAAGAATCTTTCCGAACTCTCTTGATTTTCCTCATCTAAAATCTGAACCTAAACTGGTACCAATTATGACTTTAGATGGTACAGCAGCAGGGCAAGGGTTGCCGGTTTGAATCCCAGGTCTAACAGGAACATCTGACAGAATGTGAGCTGCCAGAACTAAATGTTTTTATCATCAACCTAATCTTTTGTTTTTCCTTTGTATTGCATTATTTTTCTGTGAATTCTTATGCATTTTGTTAAGTCTATTATACTGTAGTAAAGTCAAATCAGGGATGCTGCTGTGTCACTGACCCTATGTTATTCTAGCATGTCAGTGGACATGTATTTCTGTTTCAGGGGGGTTGGGTACTGAGCAAAAGGATGTAAGGATGTAATAAGTTTCCACAAATGGGCAGTAAAGTATTCTTCTAGAAGTGAAGAATCTAGCAGATCCTTTTGATATTTTGAAGAAATGTGAATTAGAAAGTAAAATACACAAAGCATTTCGTGTAAAATAAAAGGGATGGATCAAACTGTTTATTTATTCAGTCAATATTTATGTTTTATGTAAATGAAAATAATTCCAATGCATTTTTTTAATAGCTTCATGTACAATGAGGAAGATCAGCCCAATTCCCCACTCAACTACACTTCACCTAAAGACACCTCAGTTTGTGTTACAAACATAGACATCGCATCAGTGTATCTGTCCCAATATGACGTCTGTGAGAGCACTGGCAGCACACCATTGAGGCcctctccattttgaagtagtacgttttcttcttcttctacttctatgagttggcaacCAATCTGAAAGgttgcatactgccacctggagagtgttgtttgaacaggtataaagccaaggttggtgatttactgccacctgcagttatggaatgtttgctcaaaagtataattcattggctgatcctaCCTGGTGACCTTTATGGAATTATGTGAttcttccttaacccataggaagtcccacccagttacTAGTCTAGTGGCTTTTGCTAACAAACTTTTTAGACCGGCCACTGAGCTaaagatggaccagcccatctggcatttgttTTCGATTTCGAGGTTGGTTTATTTTTGGTTGTGGACGTGCACTGATTGGATGTGTTGCACCTGTCACCTCGTTAGTCTATCGTTAGTTTCACCTCTACTGGCACAGGTGATATTGAAGCGCTGCAGAGCCAATGCTCCTGTTGGTGTGAGAGATGTTGGAAGAGCTAGACCACTGTTTACCTCTCCCTCTAAGTTTGAGTTAAACAAAGCCTTTTATCGTGTCTTCCCTGTTTGGGTTGCTCCACGTTTATTTTCACTCCCTGACCTAAGGTggtgtgttttttgttttttttgtcttatctgGCAAATCTAGTGGGCATCCATGGTGGGTGTTTGTTTAGATTTGtttgattttattaggatccccattagccgacaccAATGGCGACCCTAGTTTAGTCCCTATTAGAGTTTGTTTGTCCAGGACTCAGTAGGCACCCCCATGGATGCCTTTCAGAACCTATTTTAAAGCCCCACCTGGTTTCGTTTTGGTTGTCAGTGACTCATTTGTTAGTTATTTTTTATGTTGAGTGATGATTTTTGGTTATTGGGGAATGTAAGAAAATGGGGTCTCGTCCGGGATAATGTGTCCCAGGTTTGTTGTAGTGGCTCAAATCACTGAAGCAGTGGAAAGTTGCATAAACACTCACAGGGTAATAATAACGTTTTAAATATGTATTTCGATTTTGGAGCACTTTATGGGGAAACCTATTTGGGAGATACTGGATAAATGTACAAAGGCGAATCTTCTCATCATTGCAGAGCATTATGATGATTCAAAAGAAGTTTAACGATACTGCTTTGGTAGAGGAAATCCTCCCAGAGAGGGAGGATGATGAAAAGGATCCTGAGGGTTAGAGTATACCCCGTAGACGTTCAACTGCGAGAGGTAGagccagtgcttaatttggaTCCGGCGCCTCTCATATTTGACTTTGTTTGTTCCAGCACCTATTTGCCCAGATCCCGTACCTCTTGTGGCATGACTTATTAATTATTTCACTGTTCGCACTGTAGACACTCTAATAAAAATGTTATCAAGTTGCCCCCTCGTTATATCTCCCTCCCCCCAGAAAGACCATTATGTAAAAGCACGGTGATCCTTCTATGTAATCATCTTATCCTGCCACACTGAtcccagacctgctctcttatttgTACATAGAGGTTATGGGGAGGGCCAGTGGGGTAAGTAACTGATTTTTAAACAGGTCTTGGTAGTGGTGGTCAGCTAGTGAAGAGGTCCCTACGTAATCACATCTCGTAGCGTAGTCTAGTCATCTCCCTACTGAATTTGAATCGTGGGAAAGCCAAATAAATAAATGGATAAGAAAAGGCAATCAAGTTTGACATTTTTCAAGTCCAAAAATCCAGAGAAGATGGTGAATCGAACCTAGAACGATCCAGAGAACTGTCAGtgccggaggagaggagtgaggggcaaATTGTTCCTGATGGTGATGCTAATCCCgccagttcagcatcaccaccggcacctccactagctagtaggcctactagcgaGTCAGACTCAGCGGGAGGGGGAGCTGGGGAGGAGGCAGTGCATCCACAAACGAAATGCTCGGAGCAGGTGCAATTTGCAGTTCAAGAACAATCAAACGTATAACCCCTGGCTTGTCATGCAGATTTCAAAGTTGggctgtacaacatgcaaaaaggtaGGGAGCTTGGGTCTAGAAACGACTGGAGGGATTAACTAGCAAAGGAgtgggtggaatgtacagtaaattaacatttttttacattttagtcatttagcagacgctcttatccagagcgacttacaggagcaattagggttaagtgccttgcttaagggcacatcgacagatttttcacctagtcggctcggggattagaaccagcgacctttcggttactggcacaacgctcttacccactaagctacctatgCATCAGACATAATAAACAAAGAGCCCTCTGAAAAAAAGTTTTTGAACATGCCTGATCCAAGGCGCATTTGGTGGCAGCAAGCCTTGTAGACAAGGCTAAAGAGGACACCCAGGTTAACAGTCAAAATGAAAAAAGAAATAGACACTACAGCCAGtgtcttcagaacagcctcagaaGGAGGCTAAACATCACAGCCACATGCCCACTCATGGCTTTGAGCAAGAAGTTGACTCTCAGGAGTTAAATGGACTTGATACGGGGAGAGTCATTTTTTTTATTGACCTTCACATCACAGAACAAGTTTTTTAATCTGAATATGTGCTTCATATTATCACATAGGCAGAAGGCCTATTTATTCTCAtatgtgtgttctgctgtagcctacattgatttattttatttcaagttATATTCCGATATTGTGATATTTGTTCTACTGCTACATAGATGTCTTGAAAATTATATGGAATTCGGGTCTTGTAAACCCCACTGCTGAGTATGTGTGCATATGGCGGGTGTTCTGCAGTGTCGTCCCaaaatgttgctgtacattgatgtTTAGAAAATGAGGCTATAAGAAATTCGGACTTGTGTAAGCTCAAGTATGTGGGCATACTCAGTGACGTCTAAATTGCTTTGAAAGAATTAGcaccttggagagtgctgtccgtttcatcACCATAGACAGCAGCCAAGTAGCCTCCTATGTTGTGttttacacattttttttctctGTGTTCCAGTAGCTCAGAGCCCCCCGGATATTCTTGGTCGGAACAGCTGGCTTGTACCACCTTTGAACCAAAAGCAGGTGGACGTATATTTTACTGTTTGAGAGAATTACTACGTCAAtaaaatgtgactcgtttcaggaaactaggcgtatgtcgtgcgtcactacttcacaggagagccatttgaacgtaaacgttactttttttaaatcaaaatgtgttttttggcagaaatgccttctggaacatgtgaactttcatgtgccttaataacaaacgtgtatgccatctgtaaatacgaataaaatggttaaattacgagcctagttggtttagccacggaaaaagacaggaaccatcccgccagccatgattggctgagataatggttgggctggacatgctgagagacgagttcggattggtctgccatgtagcatgcttctgtctataacgtgagttGGTCATTATGTGTAGGTAATCATTCTAATGGAGCTTTTTTTGGAAggtatcacgtagtagaactgcaaaaatgttgttctccactttctggaggaccaaattttgaaatcagtggaatgcccggtggagtTAGAGTATCATAGCTAAGGAGATACAGaacattctggcgtttgattgcaaatatgcagagggagtcgaaaagagaacacacagaaggctgttgtataaaacacctgactCCAGATTACGTCTTCAAACTAAGggaaaccatggcatccatgacagagagaagcatccatccatgtatacgggtaagatcgtctagctagctacattttcagatgttgtacgtttctaattttgtcagaaagttgttttaaTTTCAAGTCAAGCGTAATGTTAGAtagctagttaatgttagctggctggctcactagctaacgttacgtgtatgatctgtgtagtaatattagttgtatctcagagccgttggcattgctagttatagcctaatgttagctagcaagctaacattgaacctggttggttagctacctgcagattcatgcagggtagtaacgttatgagttgggattatggttcattttttagctagctagcttgatgtctaaacaaaagactccactatgcaaggaaccagttcaatagaatgttcatgatgtcactgcgacaactgtcgatcgACGTAGGTGGTAAATTcgttctggctatctactccgatttttGAGCACTCTTATCTGAgagtgccagagcgcagaataactgacgaatttacaaacactcaacacccgttgaatatggcaggTGTCAATACACTTTGACAAAAAAAttttaattaaattgttgccagcagcacagttactgtcaccaacgctctgaataacataaaaacagcctaaccagctctgcttgggcgagtaaaatggtcagagtgagctgttctctcatttgtgtctggatgtagctagcaagctagccaacattagccagttagcttgggtgcttgctGCTGTTAGGTGAGAATGCTcaaatcaaccctactcctcctcTGAATTTATGAATGGACAATCTGAATTTAGGAACGCCCAAAGCGCACTCTGGCACtacagattgaatttacgaacacacccctagtataaaccagcctttagtcttgaaatctttggttgtttagtacatgacctcacatgtgaatccttaaagagatgggtggggctaaggcttaagagggtgtgaacgatactgaatgggtgtagacaaagaagagctctccagtaggtttaccaaaacattcaagggccattttctcaaaagtgaggatatacatttatcaactttcaaagcaaaattactttcccattgttcctcatctgtagtgtatgatatacacatttctagctctgagtctctacttttctccaatgtaaaaaacaccatttcacattttgctacataagaccgaatcgagcctgTTGGTCACATTTGTGAAATATTGTCATAACTTTTATTCACTTGCTGATCTCCATTGGCTACCAGTCACTCAAAGAATTTAACATAAAAATTATCATCCTCATCTAAAAAGCCATAAATGGCATCGGACCAGCCTACCTGTCAGACCTACTCTTCCCTATGAACCTCCACACACCCTAAATTCAAGCCATGGCAAACCAGGACCTGGCTCCGTAAAATGGAGGACCGTTTATTTTGCTCCCATGCACCACGCCTTTGGAACTCCCTTCCAGACAATCTCAGGGCTGCTCAGACCGTTGAGCCTTGAAAGAAGGCCTTAAGACTCATGTCTATTGTCTGGCCTTCTGGTCGTCCTAGAATTGGATTCTTTCATACTAAATATATatacggtaccagtcaaaagtttggacacacctactcattcaagggtttttctttatttttactatttgacattgtagaataatagtgaataataataataataatatgccatttagcagacgcttttatccaaagcgacttacagtcttgcgtgcatacattttttgtgtatgggtggtcccggggatcgaacccactaccttggcgttacaagtgccgtgctctaccagctgagctacaggtgGACCAGCCACTCGCCTGCCTCTccaccttcgggcgggtgatcgaagactgcccagaagaggcgagtgaactccccgtagttgtccaatgcggctcctccttcgctccagaccgcgttggcccactccagggctttccccgagaggcaggagacgagggcagacaccttctcccgctccaatggagccgggctgatggtggaGAAGTAGAGGTCTAGTTGCAGGAGGAATCtctggcagcgggcagctgtcccgtcaaaactccctattaatgcccatgattttggaaagagatgttcgacgagcatgtgtccacatacttttggtcaagtagtatatttacatttacattttagtcatttagcagatgctcttatccagagcgacttacagttagtgaatacatacatataaacactgctcaaaaaaataaagggaacacttacacaacacaatgtaactccaagtcaatcacacttctgtgaaatcaaactgtccacttaggaagcaacactgattgacaatacatttcacatgctgttgtgcaaatggaagagacaacaggtggaaattataggcaattagcaagacacccccaataaaggactggttttgcagttggtgaccacagaccacttctcagttcctatgcttcctggctgatgttttggtcacttttgaatgctggcggtgctttcactctagtggtagcatgagacagagtctacaacccacacaagtggctcagatagtgcagctcatccaggatggcacatcaatgcgagctgtggcaagaaggtttgctgtgtctgtcagcgtagtgtccagagcatggaggcgctaccaggagacaggccagtacatcaggagacgtggaggaggccgtaggagggcaacaacccagcagcaggactgctacctccgcctttgtgcaaggaggagcaggaggagcactgccagagccctgcaaaatgacctccagcaggccacaaatgtgcatgtgtctgctcaaacggtcagaaacagactccatgagggtggtatgagggcccgacgtccacaggtgggggttgagcttacagcccaacaccgtgcaggacgtttggcatttgacagagaacaccaagattggcaaattcgccactggcaccctgtgctcttcatagATGAAAgcagttcacactgagcacgtaaCAGACGTGAcagccgtggagaacgttctgctgcctgcaacatcctccagcatgaccggtttggcggtgggtcagtcatggtgtggggtggcatttctttggggggccgcacagccatccatgtgctcgccagaggtagcctgactgccattaggtaccgagatgagatcctcagaccccttgtgcggttggccctgggttcctcctaatgcaagacaatgctagacctcatgtggctggagtgtgtcagcagttcctgcaagaggaaggcattgatgctatggactggcccgcccgttccccagacctgaatccaattgagcacatctgggacatcatgtctcgctccatccaccaacgccacgttgcaccacagactgtccaggagttggcggatgctttagtccaggtctgggaggagatccctcaggagaccatccgccatctcatcaggagcatgcccaggcgttgtagggaggtcatacaggcacgtggaggccacacacactactgagcctcattttgacttgttttaaggacattgcatcaaagttggatcagcctgaagtgtggttttccactttaattttgagggtgactccaaatccagacctccatgggttgatacatttgatttccatcgataatttttgtgtgattttgttgtcagcacattcaactatgtaaagaaaaaagtatttaataagattatttcattcattcagatctagcatgtgttattttagtgttccatttattttttttgagcagtgtatatatatatatattttttttatactggccccctatgggaatcgaacccacaaccctggcattgcaaacgccatgctctatcaactgagctacatccctgccggccattccctcccctaccctggacgacgctgggccaattgtgcgccgcccatgagtctcccggtcgcggccggctgcgacagagcctggattcgaaccaggatctctagtggcacagtaagcactgcgatgcagtgccttagaccactgcgccactcaggagacatatactcagagtatatatacagtcccagtcaaaggtttggacacacctactcattcaagggtttttctttttgtagaataatagaagacatcaaaactatgaaataacacatatggaatcatgtagtaaccaaaaaagtgttaaacaaatccaaatgtattttagattttagattcttcaaagtagccaccctttgccttgatgacagctttgcacactcttggaattctctcaaccagcttcacctggaatgcttttccaacagtcttgaaggagttcccacatatgctgagcacttgttggctgcttttccttcactctgccgtccaactcatcccaaaccatctcaattgggttgaggtcgggggatggtggaggccaagtcatctgatacagctctccatcactctccttcttggtaaaatagcccttacacagcctggaggtgtgttgggtcattgtcctgttgaaaaacaaattatattcccactaagcccaaaccagatgggatggcatatcgctgcagaatgctgtggtaaccatgctggttaagtgttccttgaattctaaataaaccatagactgtgtcaccagcaaagcacccccacaccataacaccacctcctccatgcttcatggtgggaacaacacatgcggagaattaccagcctcagaaattgcagcccaaataaatgcttcagagttcaagtcacagacacatctcaatatcaactgttcagaggggactgtgtgaatcaggtcttcatggtcgaattgctgcaaagaaaccactactaaaggacaccaattagaagaagagacttgtttgtgccaagaaacacgagcaatggacattaaacttGAGCAGGAACAATTtttgatgtgtcccaaatggcttcCT
This genomic interval carries:
- the LOC121568423 gene encoding olfactory receptor 52K2-like; translation: MNQTVLHSTIFFTAYGPPGPLNYAAFFLTFLLFFITIFANLSLMLVIYLESSLHKPMYIFLFNLAVNGLIGSLSVCPKIMDNLVNDIKGISHEGCILQVFFCSVYAACAYVILAVMAYDRYVSICKPLQYHSIMTPSKVKMLLALVYFIPITMLTFQMFITSRLPVCSYNINKLFCDNLAVVKLSCAESALSNLYGICLIGSLVVLPFVLVVLSYVKILLVCLKASKESRKKAFNTCAPHLITFINFSTAILFSVIYNRHSTATREVNVFISVQFILFPPLVHPIIYGIRTKEIRTCIAKIIRTRIFPNSLDFPHLKSEPKLVPIMTLDGTAAGQGLPV